One window of the Rufibacter radiotolerans genome contains the following:
- the rplB gene encoding 50S ribosomal protein L2, producing the protein MALRKLRPTTPGQRFRIAPAFTEITKSEPEKSLLASKKKSGGRNNSGRMTMRYTGGGHKQRFRIIDFKRTKYGVPATVKAIEYDPNRTARIALLYYADGEKTYIIAPAGLAVDAVVVSGPGVAPEVGNALPLSDIPLGTIVHNIELAPGQGAVLARSAGSYAQLVAREGRYATLKLPSGEMRMVLVNCMATVGTVSNADHMNVKLGKAGRSRWMGIRPRVRGVAMNPVDHPMGGGEGKSSGGHPRSRNGLYAKGQKTRNKNKFSENLIVNRRKK; encoded by the coding sequence ATGGCATTAAGAAAACTAAGACCAACAACACCAGGTCAAAGATTTAGAATTGCGCCAGCCTTCACTGAAATCACGAAGAGCGAGCCTGAGAAATCTTTGTTGGCATCCAAGAAAAAATCTGGTGGACGCAACAATTCAGGAAGAATGACCATGCGCTATACAGGCGGTGGGCACAAGCAAAGATTCCGTATCATTGATTTCAAAAGAACCAAGTACGGCGTTCCTGCAACTGTAAAAGCGATTGAGTACGATCCAAATAGAACAGCTCGCATTGCCTTGCTGTACTATGCAGATGGTGAGAAGACCTACATCATTGCACCTGCAGGCTTGGCAGTAGATGCAGTAGTAGTGTCAGGACCTGGGGTAGCTCCAGAAGTTGGTAACGCGTTACCGCTTTCTGATATTCCCCTGGGTACTATTGTTCACAACATTGAGTTAGCTCCAGGTCAAGGTGCAGTACTAGCAAGAAGCGCAGGATCATATGCGCAGCTGGTAGCCCGTGAAGGACGCTATGCTACCCTCAAGTTACCTTCTGGTGAGATGAGAATGGTACTGGTAAACTGTATGGCTACCGTAGGTACTGTTTCTAACGCAGACCATATGAACGTGAAGCTTGGAAAAGCTGGACGTAGCAGATGGATGGGTATCAGACCAAGAGTGAGAGGTGTTGCCATGAACCCAGTCGATCACCCAATGGGTGGTGGTGAAGGTAAGTCTTCAGGCGGTCACCCAAGATCCCGTAATGGTCTGTACGCGAAAGGTCAAAAGACCAGAAACAAAAATAAATTCTCTGAGAACCTGATTGTTAATAGAAGGAAGAAATAA
- the rpsC gene encoding 30S ribosomal protein S3, whose translation MGQKVNPVGLRLGIVKGWDSNWFGGKDFAEKLIEDEKIRKYILARIPKGGISKIIIERTLKRITITINTARPGVVIGKGGQEVDKIKEELKKITNKDVQINIFEIKRPELDAKLVGESVAQQLQARISFRRAMKQAIASAIRVGAEGIKIQVSGRLGGAEMARTEHYKEGRTPLHTLRADIDYALSEAQTVYGKLGIKVWIFKGEVFGKRDLSPNAGQQSGGQSAGPRNERSERGGNDRGDRRDSNRNKRPGDGTQKRSGGGPNKRK comes from the coding sequence ATGGGACAAAAAGTTAATCCAGTAGGCCTAAGACTAGGTATTGTTAAAGGCTGGGACTCTAATTGGTTCGGAGGAAAGGATTTCGCTGAAAAGCTGATCGAAGATGAAAAAATCCGTAAATACATCCTTGCCCGTATTCCAAAAGGAGGTATTTCCAAAATCATCATTGAGAGAACCCTTAAAAGGATCACCATCACCATCAACACTGCCCGTCCAGGCGTAGTGATTGGAAAAGGTGGCCAAGAGGTTGATAAGATCAAAGAAGAGCTGAAGAAAATCACCAACAAGGATGTACAGATTAACATCTTTGAAATTAAGCGCCCTGAACTGGATGCTAAATTGGTAGGTGAATCAGTAGCACAACAACTTCAGGCGCGTATCTCTTTCAGAAGAGCTATGAAACAAGCCATTGCTTCTGCTATCAGAGTGGGTGCAGAAGGTATCAAGATCCAAGTATCTGGCCGTTTAGGTGGAGCTGAAATGGCTCGTACTGAACATTACAAAGAAGGACGTACTCCTTTGCATACTTTGCGTGCTGATATTGATTATGCATTATCAGAAGCTCAGACCGTTTACGGTAAATTGGGTATCAAAGTGTGGATCTTCAAAGGAGAAGTTTTCGGTAAGCGTGACCTTTCTCCTAATGCTGGTCAACAAAGTGGTGGTCAATCTGCTGGTCCTCGTAACGAAAGAAGTGAGAGAGGCGGAAATGATCGCGGCGACCGTAGAGACAGCAACCGTAACAAACGCCCTGGTGATGGAACCCAGAAGCGTAGCGGTGGTGGACCTAACAAGCGCAAGTAG
- the rplV gene encoding 50S ribosomal protein L22, protein MEAVAKLNNVPSSPRKMRLVADMIRGKRVTQALGLLKFTANSGAPKLEKLLLSALSNWQAANEDARIEDANLYIKEIRVDEGKMLKRLRPAPQGRGHRIRKRSNHVTLVIDSKVEAETVETSTSNEAK, encoded by the coding sequence ATGGAAGCGGTTGCTAAATTAAACAATGTACCAAGCTCACCGCGTAAGATGAGACTGGTAGCGGACATGATCCGTGGTAAGAGAGTTACCCAAGCATTAGGCTTGCTTAAGTTTACTGCAAATTCCGGCGCTCCTAAATTGGAGAAACTTCTTCTATCTGCCTTATCAAACTGGCAAGCAGCTAACGAAGATGCCCGCATTGAAGATGCTAATCTATATATCAAAGAGATTAGAGTAGATGAAGGAAAGATGCTGAAGCGCTTACGTCCTGCTCCTCAGGGCCGTGGCCACAGAATCAGAAAGAGATCTAACCACGTGACACTTGTGATTGATTCTAAAGTGGAAGCGGAGACAGTTGAAACATCTACCTCTAACGAAGCCAAATAG
- the rpsS gene encoding 30S ribosomal protein S19: MARSLKKGPYIDYRLDRKVQTMDESGKKAVIKTWSRRSMISPDFVGHTFAVHNGNKFIPVYVTENMVGHKLGEFAPTRNFRGHIAKKDKGKR, translated from the coding sequence ATGGCAAGATCATTAAAAAAAGGGCCTTATATTGACTACAGGCTCGATAGAAAAGTGCAGACAATGGATGAGTCTGGAAAGAAAGCAGTGATCAAAACCTGGTCACGCCGTTCCATGATCTCCCCAGATTTCGTAGGTCATACGTTTGCTGTGCACAACGGGAACAAGTTTATTCCGGTGTATGTAACAGAAAACATGGTAGGTCACAAATTAGGCGAATTCGCTCCTACCCGAAACTTTAGAGGCCATATTGCTAAGAAAGATAAAGGTAAAAGATAA